From a single Candidatus Brevundimonas phytovorans genomic region:
- the gcvPB gene encoding aminomethyl-transferring glycine dehydrogenase subunit GcvPB, protein MSTMNTVGRPTTPNATPDNDYKHPTLTGARGLLQDEGLIFESDGWNKTGVDLPKPATDGSDLGDLVRKDPIGLPGLSEPEAMRHYVRLSQKNHAIDLAIYPLGSCTMKHNPRLNEKMARLPGFSDIHPLQPQSTVQGALELMDQLAHWLKTLTGMPAVALSPKAGAHGELCGLMAIRAAHEAKGEHEQRRKVLVPTSAHGTNPATAAFVGYSVVEVAQTDDGRVDVADLAAKLGPDVAAIMVTNPNTCGLFERDILEISRLTHEAGAYFYCDGANFNAIVGRVRPGDLGVDAMHINLHKTFSTPHGGGGPGAGPVVLSEALAPFAPAPWVVAGAEGYKLVEREEDEAAQAFGRLCAFQGQMGMYVRALSYMMSHGSDGLRQVAEDAVLNANYIKARLSDLMSAAFPEGPCMHEALFDDEWLKGTDITTLDFAKAMIDEGFHPMTMYFPLVVHGAMLIEPTETESKAELDRFINAMRLLAEAAKAGDVDRFKGAPFHAPLRRLDETRAARAPRLRWSAPEGSNIAAE, encoded by the coding sequence ATGAGCACCATGAACACTGTCGGTCGTCCGACCACCCCGAACGCCACGCCGGACAACGACTACAAGCACCCGACCCTGACGGGCGCGCGCGGTCTGTTGCAGGACGAGGGCCTGATCTTCGAGAGCGACGGCTGGAACAAGACCGGCGTCGACCTGCCGAAACCGGCTACCGACGGTTCGGACCTGGGCGACCTGGTCCGCAAGGACCCGATCGGCCTGCCCGGTCTCTCCGAGCCTGAGGCCATGCGCCACTATGTGCGCCTGAGCCAGAAGAACCACGCCATCGACCTGGCCATCTATCCGCTGGGCTCGTGCACGATGAAGCACAACCCGCGCCTGAACGAGAAGATGGCGCGTCTGCCGGGCTTCTCGGACATCCACCCGCTGCAGCCGCAATCGACGGTGCAGGGCGCGCTGGAGCTGATGGACCAGTTGGCCCACTGGCTGAAGACGCTGACGGGCATGCCCGCCGTCGCCCTGTCGCCCAAGGCCGGCGCGCACGGCGAACTGTGCGGCCTGATGGCCATCCGCGCCGCTCACGAGGCCAAGGGCGAGCATGAGCAGCGCCGCAAGGTTCTGGTCCCGACCTCGGCCCACGGCACCAACCCGGCCACCGCCGCCTTTGTCGGCTATTCGGTCGTCGAGGTCGCCCAGACCGATGACGGTCGCGTGGACGTCGCCGACCTGGCCGCCAAGCTGGGTCCGGACGTGGCGGCCATCATGGTGACGAACCCGAACACCTGCGGCCTGTTCGAGCGCGACATCCTGGAGATCAGCCGCCTGACCCACGAAGCGGGCGCCTACTTCTATTGCGACGGCGCCAACTTCAACGCCATCGTCGGCCGGGTGCGCCCCGGCGACCTGGGCGTCGACGCCATGCACATCAACCTGCACAAGACCTTCTCGACGCCCCACGGCGGCGGCGGTCCCGGCGCGGGTCCGGTGGTCCTGTCGGAAGCCCTGGCCCCCTTCGCTCCGGCCCCCTGGGTCGTGGCGGGCGCTGAGGGCTACAAGCTGGTCGAGCGTGAGGAAGATGAGGCCGCCCAGGCCTTTGGCCGTCTGTGCGCCTTCCAAGGCCAGATGGGCATGTATGTGCGCGCCCTCAGCTACATGATGAGCCACGGCTCGGACGGTCTGCGTCAGGTGGCCGAGGACGCCGTCCTGAACGCCAACTACATCAAGGCCCGCCTGTCGGACCTGATGAGCGCCGCCTTCCCCGAGGGACCGTGCATGCACGAAGCCCTGTTCGACGACGAATGGCTGAAGGGCACGGACATCACCACGCTCGACTTCGCCAAGGCGATGATCGACGAGGGCTTCCACCCGATGACCATGTACTTCCCGCTGGTCGTCCACGGGGCCATGCTGATCGAGCCGACCGAGACCGAGTCCAAGGCGGAACTGGATCGCTTCATCAACGCCATGCGGCTGCTGGCCGAGGCGGCGAAGGCCGGCGACGTCGACCGCTTCAAGGGCGCGCCCTTCCATGCGCCGCTGCGGCGTCTGGACGAGACCCGCGCTGCGCGCGCGCCGCGTCTGCGCTGGTCGGCGCCGGAAGGCTCGAACATCGCCGCCGAATAA
- the gcvPA gene encoding aminomethyl-transferring glycine dehydrogenase subunit GcvPA yields the protein MRYLPLTPDDREAMLAAIGAKSIDDLFIDVPQAARRDGFVDLPRVAGELEVERALSAMAGKNATASTVPFFCGAGAYKHHVPATVDHVIQRSEFLTSYTPYQPEIAQGTLQYLYEFQTQVANLTGMEVANASLYDGSTAMAEGVLMATRVTRRNKAVISGGVHPHYVKATETVVHAVGVETEALNAAVDAEDAVIAAIDKDTACVVVQTPNVFGTATDVTKIAEAAHAAGALLIVVVTEAVSMGLLKSPGEMGADIVAAEGQSIGNALNFGGPYIGLFATREKLLRQTPGRYCGETVDADGRRGFVLTLSTREQHIRRDKATSNICTNSGLCCLAFTIHMSLLGETGLRQMALLNHEKALATRDALAAIPGVEVLTPRFFNEFAVKLPKNAAEVVQTLADHHILAGVPYSRLAPDAGLDDVLLVAATETTLDADIKILAASLAKVLAA from the coding sequence ATGCGCTACCTCCCCCTGACGCCCGACGACCGTGAGGCCATGCTGGCCGCCATCGGCGCCAAATCCATCGACGACCTGTTCATCGACGTGCCGCAGGCCGCGCGCCGCGACGGCTTTGTCGACCTGCCCCGCGTGGCGGGCGAACTGGAGGTCGAACGCGCCCTCTCGGCCATGGCGGGCAAGAACGCCACGGCCTCGACCGTCCCCTTCTTCTGCGGCGCCGGCGCCTACAAGCACCACGTTCCGGCCACGGTCGATCACGTGATCCAGCGGTCGGAGTTCCTGACCAGCTACACCCCCTATCAGCCGGAAATCGCCCAGGGGACCCTGCAGTACCTGTACGAGTTCCAGACCCAGGTCGCGAACCTGACCGGCATGGAGGTCGCCAACGCCTCCCTCTATGACGGCTCGACCGCCATGGCCGAGGGCGTGCTGATGGCCACCCGCGTGACCCGCCGCAACAAGGCCGTCATCTCGGGCGGCGTGCACCCCCACTACGTCAAGGCCACCGAGACCGTGGTGCACGCCGTCGGCGTCGAGACTGAAGCTCTGAACGCTGCCGTTGACGCCGAAGACGCCGTCATCGCCGCCATCGACAAGGACACGGCCTGCGTCGTCGTCCAGACCCCCAACGTCTTCGGCACCGCCACCGACGTCACCAAGATCGCCGAGGCCGCTCACGCCGCCGGCGCCCTGCTGATCGTTGTCGTCACGGAAGCCGTGTCGATGGGCCTGCTAAAGTCGCCCGGCGAAATGGGCGCCGACATCGTCGCCGCCGAAGGCCAGTCGATCGGCAACGCCCTGAACTTCGGCGGCCCCTACATCGGCCTGTTCGCCACCCGCGAGAAGCTGCTGCGCCAGACGCCCGGCCGCTATTGCGGCGAGACGGTGGACGCCGACGGCCGTCGCGGCTTCGTCCTGACCCTGTCGACGCGCGAGCAGCACATCCGCCGCGACAAGGCCACGTCGAACATCTGCACCAACTCGGGCCTCTGCTGCCTAGCCTTCACCATCCACATGAGCCTGCTGGGCGAGACGGGTCTGCGCCAGATGGCCCTGCTCAACCACGAGAAGGCGCTCGCCACCCGCGACGCCCTGGCCGCCATTCCGGGCGTCGAGGTCCTGACCCCGCGCTTCTTCAACGAGTTCGCGGTCAAGCTGCCCAAGAACGCCGCCGAGGTGGTGCAGACCCTGGCCGACCATCACATCCTGGCCGGCGTGCCCTACAGCCGTCTGGCCCCCGATGCGGGTCTGGACGATGTCCTGCTGGTCGCCGCCACCGAGACGACGCTGGACGCCGACATCAAGATCCTGGCGGCCTCGCTCGCCAAGGTCCTGGCGGCCTGA
- the gcvH gene encoding glycine cleavage system protein GcvH, translating to MRFTKDHEWVRLDGDVATVGISKHAADALGDVVFVETPEAGKSFNQGDSFAVVESVKAASDVYAPVSGEVVEGNAALASAPETVNADPEGEGWFAKIKISDASQVEALMDQAAYDAFLATL from the coding sequence ATGCGCTTCACCAAAGATCACGAGTGGGTTCGCCTCGACGGCGACGTCGCCACGGTCGGCATCTCCAAGCACGCGGCTGACGCCCTGGGCGACGTGGTGTTCGTCGAGACGCCGGAAGCCGGCAAGAGCTTCAACCAGGGCGACAGCTTCGCCGTGGTCGAAAGCGTCAAGGCCGCATCCGACGTCTACGCCCCGGTCTCGGGCGAAGTGGTCGAGGGCAACGCCGCCCTGGCCTCGGCCCCGGAAACCGTCAACGCCGATCCCGAAGGCGAAGGCTGGTTCGCCAAGATCAAGATTTCGGACGCTTCGCAGGTCGAAGCCCTGATGGATCAGGCCGCCTACGACGCCTTCCTCGCCACCCTCTAA
- the gcvT gene encoding glycine cleavage system aminomethyltransferase GcvT, producing the protein MSDQALKTTPLNAAHRALGARMVGFGGYDMPVQYEGVLAEHRWTREHAGLFDVSHMGQARISGDDAIAQFQRFVPGDYEILKAGKQKYSLLLNAEGGIMDDLMAGKPDHDGLFIVVNAGNKDADFAFLNANLAGDAKLTIMDDRALLAIQGPEAAEVMAAHEPALAEMGFMDSARLMLFGVDCFVSRSGYTGEDGYEISVPNADAERVWNLLLSDARVKPIGLGARDSLRLEAGLPLHGHDVDATTSPVEAALTFALSKSRKEAADFNGAERILKELADGPSRVRIALIVKEGAPAREGAEIADADGNVIGVITSGGPSPTLGRNIAMGYVPPAFAELGTDLKVIVRGKPAAAEVVATPFVATRYYRKPKA; encoded by the coding sequence ATGAGCGACCAGGCCCTGAAGACCACCCCCCTCAACGCGGCGCATCGCGCGCTCGGCGCCCGCATGGTCGGCTTCGGCGGCTATGACATGCCGGTCCAGTATGAGGGCGTGCTGGCCGAGCACCGCTGGACCCGCGAACACGCCGGTCTGTTCGACGTCTCGCACATGGGCCAGGCCCGCATCAGCGGCGACGACGCGATTGCCCAGTTCCAGCGCTTCGTCCCCGGCGACTATGAAATCCTGAAGGCCGGCAAGCAGAAGTATTCGCTGCTGCTGAACGCCGAGGGCGGCATCATGGACGACCTGATGGCGGGCAAGCCCGACCACGACGGCCTGTTCATCGTGGTCAACGCCGGCAACAAGGACGCCGACTTCGCCTTCCTGAACGCCAATCTGGCGGGCGACGCCAAGCTGACCATCATGGACGACCGCGCCCTTCTGGCCATCCAGGGGCCGGAAGCCGCCGAGGTCATGGCCGCGCACGAACCCGCTCTGGCCGAGATGGGCTTCATGGATTCGGCCCGTCTGATGCTCTTCGGCGTCGACTGCTTCGTCTCGCGCTCGGGCTACACCGGCGAGGACGGCTACGAGATTTCGGTGCCGAACGCCGACGCCGAGCGCGTCTGGAACCTGCTGCTGTCCGACGCCCGCGTGAAGCCGATCGGCCTGGGCGCCCGCGACAGCTTGCGCCTTGAGGCCGGCCTGCCGCTGCACGGCCACGACGTCGACGCCACCACCAGCCCGGTCGAGGCCGCGCTGACCTTCGCCCTGTCCAAGTCGCGCAAGGAAGCCGCCGACTTCAACGGCGCCGAGCGCATCCTGAAGGAACTGGCCGACGGCCCGTCGCGCGTGCGCATCGCCCTGATCGTCAAGGAAGGCGCCCCGGCCCGTGAAGGCGCCGAGATCGCCGACGCTGACGGCAACGTCATCGGCGTCATCACCTCGGGCGGCCCCTCGCCGACCCTGGGCCGCAACATCGCCATGGGCTACGTCCCCCCGGCTTTCGCCGAACTGGGCACGGACCTGAAAGTCATCGTGCGCGGCAAACCCGCCGCCGCCGAAGTCGTCGCCACACCCTTCGTGGCCACTCGCTATTATCGCAAACCTAAAGCCTGA
- a CDS encoding class 1 fructose-bisphosphatase, producing the protein MTARTDLAAHLAALDLPQGLSQTLKTAAAACVEIRKIVSGGALVGALGASGVVNVQDEEQKKLDVISNDVLTEMLLACPAVAGVASEEMDTVQPATNPAGEYLVLFDPLDGSSNIDINAPVGTIVSVLKAPSATPTEADFLQSGRHQVAALYCLYGGQTMLVLTTGKGVAGFTLSHDGQWLMTHEKIAVPADTREFAINMSNQRHWAESVQRYIDGCLQGADGPRAKNFNMRWVAAMVADVHRILMRGGIFLYPWDKREPNKPGKLRLMYEGNPMAFLIEQAGGKATTDGQQAILDVTPTELHQRIPVALGSANEVDQIAAA; encoded by the coding sequence ATGACCGCCCGCACCGACCTCGCCGCCCATCTGGCCGCCCTCGATCTGCCGCAGGGCCTGAGCCAGACCCTGAAGACCGCCGCCGCCGCCTGCGTCGAGATCCGCAAGATCGTCTCGGGCGGGGCCTTGGTCGGCGCTCTGGGCGCATCGGGCGTCGTCAACGTGCAGGACGAGGAGCAGAAGAAGCTCGACGTCATCTCCAACGACGTGCTGACCGAGATGCTGCTGGCCTGTCCGGCCGTGGCGGGCGTGGCGTCCGAGGAGATGGACACGGTCCAGCCGGCGACCAACCCGGCGGGCGAATACCTGGTCCTGTTCGACCCGCTGGACGGCTCGTCCAACATCGACATCAACGCCCCCGTCGGCACCATTGTCTCGGTGCTGAAGGCGCCGTCGGCGACGCCGACCGAGGCCGACTTCCTGCAATCCGGCCGTCATCAGGTTGCAGCCCTCTATTGCCTCTATGGCGGTCAGACCATGCTGGTGCTGACGACGGGCAAAGGCGTGGCGGGTTTCACCCTGTCGCATGACGGCCAGTGGTTGATGACGCACGAGAAGATAGCGGTGCCGGCGGACACCAGGGAGTTCGCCATCAACATGTCGAACCAGCGCCACTGGGCCGAGAGCGTGCAGCGCTACATCGACGGCTGCCTGCAGGGCGCCGACGGCCCTCGGGCTAAGAATTTCAATATGCGCTGGGTCGCCGCCATGGTGGCCGACGTCCACCGCATCCTGATGCGCGGCGGGATCTTCCTCTATCCGTGGGACAAGCGCGAGCCGAACAAGCCGGGCAAGCTGCGCCTGATGTATGAAGGCAACCCCATGGCCTTCCTGATCGAACAGGCGGGCGGCAAGGCGACGACGGACGGCCAGCAGGCCATTCTGGACGTGACCCCGACCGAACTGCACCAGCGCATTCCGGTGGCCCTGGGCTCGGCCAACGAGGTCGATCAGATCGCGGCGGCGTAG
- a CDS encoding adenosine deaminase, producing MSLDAFIAGLPKAELHLHIEGSLEPELMFELAQRNGVAIPYDSVEAVRAAYDFSNLQDFLDIYYAGAAVLLTRKDFEDLAFAYFQRAAADNVRHAEIFFDPQTHTDRGVPFGVVVEGLIAGMDRAKSELGVTSGLILSFLRHLSEDEAFATLEAAKPYLHHFIGVGLDSSEVGHPPAKFQRVFAAARDLGLKLCAHAGEEGPPAYVHEALDLLHIDRMDHGNRSMEDEGLIARLAAEQMTLTVCPLSNLKLCVVKDLKDHPVPEMLRRGLHVTLNSDDPSYFGGYVNANYIQLANAVGLTREQVTQLARNSFEGSFLSEADKAARIAEVDAYAAAH from the coding sequence ATGTCCCTCGACGCCTTCATCGCCGGCCTGCCCAAGGCCGAACTGCACCTGCACATCGAAGGCTCGCTTGAGCCCGAACTGATGTTCGAACTGGCGCAGCGCAACGGCGTCGCCATTCCCTATGACAGCGTCGAGGCCGTGCGCGCGGCCTATGACTTCTCGAACCTGCAGGACTTCCTCGACATCTATTACGCGGGCGCCGCCGTGCTGCTGACGCGCAAGGATTTCGAGGACCTGGCCTTCGCCTATTTCCAGCGCGCCGCCGCCGACAACGTCCGCCACGCCGAGATCTTCTTCGACCCCCAGACCCACACCGATCGGGGCGTGCCCTTCGGCGTGGTGGTCGAGGGCCTGATCGCGGGCATGGACCGGGCCAAGAGCGAGCTGGGCGTCACCAGCGGCCTGATCCTCAGCTTCCTGCGCCACCTGTCCGAGGACGAAGCCTTCGCCACGCTGGAGGCCGCCAAGCCCTACCTGCACCACTTCATCGGCGTGGGACTGGATTCGTCCGAGGTCGGCCATCCGCCGGCCAAGTTCCAGCGCGTCTTCGCCGCCGCCCGCGACTTAGGGCTTAAGCTGTGCGCCCACGCCGGCGAGGAAGGCCCGCCCGCCTATGTGCATGAGGCTCTGGACCTGCTGCACATCGACCGCATGGACCACGGCAACCGCTCGATGGAGGACGAGGGCCTGATTGCGCGTCTGGCCGCCGAACAGATGACCCTGACGGTCTGCCCGCTGTCGAACCTGAAGCTGTGCGTGGTCAAGGACCTGAAGGACCACCCCGTCCCCGAGATGCTGCGCCGCGGCCTGCACGTCACCCTGAACTCGGACGACCCCTCCTATTTCGGCGGCTATGTAAACGCCAACTACATCCAGCTGGCGAACGCGGTGGGCCTGACGCGCGAGCAGGTGACGCAACTGGCCAGGAACAGCTTCGAGGGCAGCTTCCTCAGCGAGGCCGACAAGGCTGCGCGGATCGCCGAAGTGGACGCCTACGCGGCCGCGCACTGA